The following is a genomic window from Spirosoma foliorum.
ACTGTCAACTACAGCAGCAATTGCCAATACAGATGCAGTACCGGATGCATTATCGTCGGCCCCATGAAACGTCCGTCCGCCAGCGTTTCCCAGGTGATCGTAATGAGCCGAAACAACGACTACTTCTCGCTTCAGATCGGTCCCAATCACGAACCCACCTATATTATCGCCAAATAACACCTGACTACTGTCTTTAGCGGTAAGTGGCCAAGGAGCTAGTTCGTGTCGTTTATAGGTACCCGAAACGGTGCTCCTCTCCCGCATAGTACCAAACATGGCAACCTCGGTAATCGTAAAAGGAAATGTTTGTCGATAAGAACCACGAACCGAATCAAGCCGAAAAGCGGAGATCAAATGGCTTTGCCTGAATAGTCTCGTGCAATAGAGGGCCGCATCTCGCTGACCTTGCTTTCCCGTCTCGCGGCCTTGCAAACTATCTGAGGCTAATAGATAAACGTGCTTTTTGAGCAATGAATCCGACACTAAAACCTTCGACACATCAACTTGCGCACAGACCTTGACCAATGTGATTGTCGAAATCGTAAGCGTCATCAGTAAACTTCGTAACATAGGCGTGAATAGCATTAGTCAACTCCAGAAAACAGGAGCGAATATATACGAATCCCGAGAAATAGCTTACCTGTCAGTCCACAATCCTGAATGCCATTTTTGCTTTGGCGCGCGAGAGTGCATTGAAGTGCCACCATTCGTACTCAATGGGCGTAAAGCCGCCCTGGCGCATGGCTGTTCGGAGAATATGCCGGTTGTCGATCTGTTTCTGCGTCAACTTCCCGGCTCTAAGGAGTTCATTTTCTCGGGATGGATAAGCCAGTTCACCAAAGAAATCGTACTTCGTACCCATGTCTAAGGGCTCCGGTGCGCCGGACCGTCCTTCCTTGGTAGCTACTGTCAAATCGACGGCACAGCCGTAGTTATGAATAGAGCCTTCACGCGGATCGGCCACGTATTTCCGGCGCTCCCGTTCAGATAGATTAGGCAAAGCGTTCCAAAGATTCCATTGTGCCGAGCGAGGCCGTGCAGCATCGTATACCAACAGCCGCAAGTTGGGGTGGTGAGCTTGTAGGTATTTACTGGCCTCAGCAAGCTTTTTAGCGGCCATAGGCTGCATATAAGCCTGTGTAAGGCCGCCGTACACATCTTTTCCCACAAAGTTGTCTGTCGTTGAATATTTCAACTCTACGAGTATAGATGGGTCTGCATCCTGCACATTGACCAAGCCTTGTTTGATCATTGCTTGTTCAACCTTAGACTGGGCAAAGAGTGAAAGAGCGAATGAGTGAATGAGTGAAAAAACGAGTATGAAGACAGACGTTTGCCGCATTATTATGGGTAGACACAATTGGTTTGTGCCGAATGTTCATGTAAACTTACAGGATTTCTAAACTGACAAACGAGAATAGCTGCGACGTATTATCGATGTTTATTATAGAATAGTCCGGCAACACTCTTTCGCTCATTCATTCTTTCGCTCAATATAACCGATGGCACTTAATTATATCTGGGTTGCTTTCTTTGTTATTGCTTTTCTGGTCGCACTGGCCAAGTTGATTTTCTTAGGCGACACTGAAATCTTCAAAATCATTGTCGAAGGTTTATTCGATTCCTCGAAAGTCGCCGTCATGGACATTGCCTTACCGTTGGCAGGTGTCATGACGTTTTTTCTGGGATTGCTCAATGTCGGCGAAAAAGCGGGCGCCATCAATTTTTTAGCCCGGATCATTGGCCCTTTTTTCAACAAGCTATTTCCCGAAGTCCCTAAAAATCACCCGGCTAATGGGCAGATGATTATGAACTTTTCGGCCAACATGCTTGGACTCGACAATGCGGCCACCCCCTTTGGCCTGAAAGCGATGGCGAGTTTGCAGGAACTGAACCCCAGGAAAGACACCGCTTCCAATGCGCAGATCATGTTTCTGGTACTGCATACGTCTGGCTTAACCATCATTCCGCTGAGTATTATGGCACAACGAGCCATTTTGGGCGCAAAAGATCCATCAGATATTTTCATTCCCTGTCTGATTGCTACTTATGTGGCTACCGTGGTGAGTATGATTACCGTAGCCATCAAACAACGAATAAACCTGATTGACAAAACTGTGATTGGCTGGCTTTGTGGCGTTACCGGGTTAATTGGACTGGCGCTGTGGTTTTTATCCACCAAAACAAAAGAAGAAGTCGAAGTAATTTCTAAAGTGACGGGCAATCTCGTTCTAATGCTGATCGTGGTATCGTTTCTGCTCGGGGCTATGCGTAAAAAGGTCAATATTTTTGATGCATTCATAGAGGGCGCAAAAGGTGGTTTTGAAACCTCCGTTCGAATTATTCCCTATCTGGCAGGCCTGTTGGTTGCGATCAGTGCCTTCCGAAATTCGGGTGCC
Proteins encoded in this region:
- a CDS encoding nucleoside recognition domain-containing protein, with amino-acid sequence MALNYIWVAFFVIAFLVALAKLIFLGDTEIFKIIVEGLFDSSKVAVMDIALPLAGVMTFFLGLLNVGEKAGAINFLARIIGPFFNKLFPEVPKNHPANGQMIMNFSANMLGLDNAATPFGLKAMASLQELNPRKDTASNAQIMFLVLHTSGLTIIPLSIMAQRAILGAKDPSDIFIPCLIATYVATVVSMITVAIKQRINLIDKTVIGWLCGVTGLIGLALWFLSTKTKEEVEVISKVTGNLVLMLIVVSFLLGAMRKKVNIFDAFIEGAKGGFETSVRIIPYLAGLLVAISAFRNSGAMDYVIDGLKYVFALTGMNTEFTDALPVALMRPLSGSGSRALMIDAMKQFGPDSFVGRLACMFQGAADTTFYIVALYFGSVGIRNSRYAIPYGLFADFVGVMAGIALGYFFFH
- a CDS encoding M15 family metallopeptidase — protein: MIKQGLVNVQDADPSILVELKYSTTDNFVGKDVYGGLTQAYMQPMAAKKLAEASKYLQAHHPNLRLLVYDAARPRSAQWNLWNALPNLSERERRKYVADPREGSIHNYGCAVDLTVATKEGRSGAPEPLDMGTKYDFFGELAYPSRENELLRAGKLTQKQIDNRHILRTAMRQGGFTPIEYEWWHFNALSRAKAKMAFRIVD
- a CDS encoding M28 family peptidase; this encodes MLRSLLMTLTISTITLVKVCAQVDVSKVLVSDSLLKKHVYLLASDSLQGRETGKQGQRDAALYCTRLFRQSHLISAFRLDSVRGSYRQTFPFTITEVAMFGTMRERSTVSGTYKRHELAPWPLTAKDSSQVLFGDNIGGFVIGTDLKREVVVVSAHYDHLGNAGGRTFHGADDNASGTASVLAIAAVVDSLVQQGVRPRRSILFVLFSGEEGGLLGSDFFMGNSPIPRGQYICDLNVDMVGRIDDAHRKKPNYCYLLTDNDGTALRKTAEAVNQQSVNLVLNKGGYDTDNDPMRFFERSDQYNFAKTGIPALFFTSGEHYDYHKPSDTADKIAYDMLQKRATLVFQTAWRVANPTP